The Deltaproteobacteria bacterium DNA segment TGCCATGGGCAACCAACCTCACCAGTTGGTCAACCAAGCGAACCCCCAAGGCTAACGCCTGCCGCTTGGCCACCTCCCGGCAGATATAGATTTCTCCTAACATCCAGGGTAATTGCTTGGTTGCTTTTGTATCGATGGGGAAAGAAAGCACGTCGGTGGCTTTATTTTTCTTTCGATACCGATGGTTGAGTTTAGCAATTGTTTTCTTACCCAC contains these protein-coding regions:
- the ybeY gene encoding rRNA maturation RNase YbeY, translating into MLRRLKLEKAHVNIVIVGKKTIAKLNHRYRKKNKATDVLSFPIDTKATKQLPWMLGEIYICREVAKRQALALGVRLVDQLVRLVAHGMVHLSGLDHERSLREFKLFRQKESKILTKILPASFPL